The genomic interval GTTTAAAAGGCCAATATGTACCTTTTAAATCCGGAGCAGAGACGATTACTGCTTTATTGGGTGAACAAGTTGATCTTATTACTGTCCATCCTGGAGAGGCAATGGAACATGTGAAGTCAGGAAAACTTAAATTCCTTGGAGTATTTAGTGAAGATGAGGCACCTGAAATCCCTGATGTGCCAACCTTTAAAGAAAAAGGAATGGATTTAGTATGGGGTGTCTATAAGTTCATTGTCGTACCGAAGGATGTACCAGAAGATGTTTATAAAAAATTAAATGAAGCATTTGCTGAAGCATATGCATCAGATAGTTACAAAGAATTCCTTGAAAAATCGAATCTAACTAGCTATGACAAAAGTCCAGAACAAATTGAAGAAAAAATCAAAGCGGAAATAAAAGAAACTAAGGTTTGGATTGACAAAATTAAATTTGCTCAATAGCAGTCTGATGGGTACAAGCTTACATGCAGGGTTGTACCCATCCTCCTGAATGATGTATGAAGAATTTGTGTGATTTCGAAAGTAACGACAACTCAATCGTCGTTTGCATAGATAACGGCTCATAATGTTTAAGAAAATTCAGCGAAGAAGGTTTTTATCATAATCGTAAGAGACCGATTAAATAAAGAAAGGAAATGTTATTTATGAAGAACGCAGGAGTTTGGGTGGGGTGTTTTATATTCGTTTTTGCCCTGATTATTTTTTCAACAGCGTTAACCTATGAATATTATGGATCGATTGGACCAGGTCCAGGTTTATTCCCTTTATGGTTAAGTGGGGCATTGATTGTTCTGTCACTATTATATATAGCAGAATCTATGTTCAAACATAAAATTAGTTTCAGCGATATTCTTCCCAGAGGAAAGGGTTTAAGAAATACCATCCTGTTCATCTTGTCGTTTATTTTGTTCATGATCATTGTTCCCGCAACTGGGTTTTGCATAGCAGGCATTATCATGTTGTTTATTGTCTTACTACCAAGTTATAAATGGTACCTCTGCCTTGGTATTTCTACCACTGTTACGTTATTCTTTTTCGTCGTGTTCTATAATTTGCTTAAAATACCGTTACCGGTAAATTCATTGGGATGGTAGGGGATCTGAATGGAGTCATTTAGTCTATTATTATCTGGTTTTGAAACAGCTATGTCGTGGTCTAATCTATTATATTGTCTCATTGGTGTAACAATTGGAATGCTTGTCGGAGTATTGCCGGGACTTGGGCCAACAACTGCAACTGCTGTCCTTCTCCCGCTTACGTTTGGAATGGGACCTATTTCAGCTATTATCATGCTTTCTGGAATCTATTATGGTGCCATGTATGGAGGAACAATTACTTCTGTACTCATTAATACACCTGGGGAATCTGCCTCTGTCATAACTTGTATGGATGGACATCCACTAGCAAAACAGGGAAGGGCAGGTGCTGCATTAGGAGTTGCAGGCATTGGTTCCTTTATTGGTGGAACATTTTCTATTTTAGGCTTAACCTTTATTGGACCGCCAATTGCGGAGTTTGCGCTAAAATTTGGTCCGCCTGAATTTTTTGCATTGATGGTAATGGGGATGATTATGGTCATTGGGTTAATGGGTCAGTCTTTACTCCGCGGTCTCATTGCAGTATTAATTGGACTTACACTTGCCATGATCGGGATGGATCCGATTACAGGACTTGACCGATTTACGTTTGGGCAGGCGAAATTAATGGAAGGCTTTGATTTTGTCATGATTGCCATGGGGTTATTCGGAATGTCAGAAATATTAATCGGCATAGAAAATCAGGGCAAAACGCAAAAACCTCCAAAAGTGAAAGGCGTTTTTCCAAGGAAGGAAGAATGGTCACCCGCATTAAAATCAATTGGACGAGGGACGGGATTGGGATTTCTAACTGGATTGATTCCGGGAACGAACTCGGTAATACCTGCCATCATGTCTTACTCTTTGGAAAAAAAGCTTGCAAAAGATCCATCAAGATTTGGAAAGGGTGCCATTGAAGGTGTAGCTGGCCCGGAAACGGCAAACAATTCCTATTGCGGTGGTGCCTTAATACCTTTGTTTACACTTGGACTTCCTAGTTCGCCGACAATCGCTGTTTTACTAGGTGCTTTTATTATGAATGGTCTTACTCCAGGTCCTGCCCTGTTTCAATCTAATCCGGATATTGTCTGGGCCATTATTGCAAGTATGTTTATCGGTAATTTTTTACTTTTAGTTATGAATCTGCCTCTTGCAGGTGTTTGGGCTAAAATTGCAATGGTACCTGCGAAGCTATTGTATCCAATCATCCTGTTAATTGCGATTCTCGGTTCGTATAGTGTTAACAACAGTTTATGGGACGTTGGGGCAATGCTGGTATTTGGTGTAATCGGTTACTTTTTTAAAAAGGTTGATATCCCAATCGCGCCGATTGTTTTAACCTTTGTGTTAGGTGGTTTGATGGAAAACTCGCTGCTGCAATCACTTGCGATGTTCGAAGGTGATGTCCTTGGCTTCTTCAGCAGGCCAATTGCAGGCTCTGTCCTTGTGTTTTCCATGGTTGTTTTCGTGTTTAGTCTCGTATCTGGATTTAGAAAAAAGAAAAGCATGATTGCAAGTGATATTGAAATGTAATGAGACAGAAAAATTTATAATGGAGGTAATTTTTCAATGAAAGTAGTTTCTACTTCTCCGTCATTCGGCATGTATTCGAATGAGCCTATTGAGTACTTGAATGATCATGGAATTGAATTAGTCCGTATTTCTGATGGGGCGCCCACATCAGAATTGTTTTCCGAATTAGCGGATGCTGATGCTGTCATTGTAGGTTATACAGAAATAAACCAAAGCTTGTTAGAGCATTCTCCAAATTTGAAAATTGTCTGCAAGCATGGAGTGGGATACGACAATATTGACTTGGAAGCAACAAGAAGGAAAAGTGTCTGGGCAACAAATGTTCCAGATGGTAATAAAATGGCGGTTGCAGACTATGTTTTTGGCTTATTTTTTTCCTTGGCAAGAAATATCCCTCAAGCAAATACTTTGACAAAGGATGGCGAGTGGCCAAGGATAATTGGAACTGAGGTCTATGGGAAAACGTTAGGAGTTATCGGCCTTGGAAGAATCGGAAAAGAGGTCGTGCGCAGGGCAAAAGGATTTGACATGAACATCCTTGCCTTTGAACCTTATCCTGATGTAGCCTTTGCTGAAGAAAATGATGTGACATTTACTGAACTCCCAGAGCTGCTGATACAAAGTGACTTTGTAACCCTGCATATGCCATTGAATGAGCAAACGAAAAACCTCATTGGTGCAGAACAACTAAACATCATGAAAAAGACAGCCTATTTAATTAATGTTTCCCGCGGAGGGATGGTTGATGAAGATGCCCTTTATGCTGGGTTATCAGAAAAGAAGATTGCCGGGGCAGCTATCGATGTATTTTTAAAAGAGCCTGTGACAAACCATCCATTATTTACATTGCCAAACTTTATTGCTACCTCGCATATTGCAGGTTATACGTACGAAGCCATTAATAATGTGGGGATGACGAGTGTAAGAAATATTGTCAATGTACTTGTAAAGGGTGAAAGACCAACACAAGTAGTGAATCAACTTTAATACATACAATCACATGCATTGATTATAAGGAGGAGTAGAAGCTTTATGAATCATTTTTATCAATTTTTTACTGCGAATCACATTATCTCTGGAGCACATTCACTTGATCAGCTTTCGGAACATCTGCATCTTGTCAAAAGGAAAATCGATTCTGCTTTAATTGTGGCTCAACCAGCTCTTCAAAGATTAGGGTTCATTGATACATTAGAAAAGCAATTATCAGAAAAAGGGATTAAAACCTTTACGATCAATCATGTTATGCCTGAACCAACGATTCAAAATATTGAGGATATCTATCAGGATATCGCTGATAAAGAGTTTGATCTATTGATAGGAATTGGTGGTGGCAGTGTCCTTGATGCTACAAAACTTCTCTCTGTTTTAAAAACAAATGATTATTCCATTCGGGACCTTTTAGGCGGGAACCAAATTGAAAAAGAAGGGATTCCAACGATCTTAATTCCTTCTACTTCAGGAACAGGATCAGAGGTTACTCCAAATTCGATTGTTACAGTACCTGAAGAAGAGTTGAAAGTAGGAATCGTTAGTAAATACTTTCTTCCAAAGCTGGTTATCCTTGATCCGATGTTAACCATAAGTCTCCCGAAATCAATTACAGCAGCTACTGGCATGGATGCATTTACCCATTCTCTTGAATCCTATATTTCAAATAAAGCAAATCCAATGAGTGATATGTTTGCTTTAGAATCGATTAGACTTATCTCCTCAAGCATTCTAGAAGCCTATCATCATGGTTCATCGATTGAAGCAAGAGAAAAAATGCTCCTCGGTTCTATGTACGGCGGAATGGCATTAACAAGCGCAGGAACCGCGGCAGTTCATGCTTTGGCATATCCTTTGGGCGGCAAGTTTAACATTCCTCACGGTGTGGCAAATTCAATGTTGTTGCCGCATGTGATGGCATTTAATATGGATGTGATAACAGAAAAACTTGTTGAAGTAAGTAAAGCAATGGGAATCGATCAAGCGGAGGAATCCCCAGAAAAACTAGCTGAGAAGGTGATCGAACAAATCGCTGAATGGACAAAGGAATTGAATATTCCTCAAAATTTAAAGGAATATGGGGTCGATGAACAAGACATTCCTCATTTGGCTGAGTCGGCTTTAAAGGTAACTCGGTTATTAAATAACAATCCGAAGTCGCTGACGATTGACCAAATGGAGAAGATTTATCGTATATTATTGCCATAAATAGTGAAATGGCTGGATGTCATTTGTATTGTTTTGGATTGTATTAACGAAAAAGTGTTTTGCAATATTAAAACGGTCTTTAAAATATTTAATAGGGGAAGAAAGTTAAAGAGCCAGAAAAGTTCTTGTGAATTATCAGAACTTTTCTGGCTTTTATTACTGCTGGAAACAAAATTGTAGAGGAACTAAATACAGTTATTTTTGCATCAAGAATCAGCTAATAACTCGTCTATTTCAGCTGCAGCACGGTCTAAACCATACTTAACAGACAATTCACCTTCAAATATTTTATTCAAGTACTCACAGTACACTTCGTCGATTTTACTCCAGTTCTTAACTTTGGGCCATAAAAAAGCATTTTCCGTAGCCTCCTTATAAGAATGAAGATAAGAATCTTTCGGTATTTTCATAGCTTTGACTGCCTCCAGGTTTGTTGGCATTAATCCAGTTTGCGCCATGCGAAGCTGCGCATTCTTGTCTGTCATCCAGTTCATGAAAGTCCATGCCGCAGCTGGTCGTTTACTGCCCTTCATAATCACGAGGTTTTCGCCGCCTATAATTGATACAGGTCCATTATCATGTGGAAACGGAACTGGAATGGTCAGGTTTTGAGCACGATCCAATTCTGCTTTATCTAATAGACTGTAGAACCAGGGGCCTTCGTCCGTCATAAGGATATTTCCGGATTTTACTCGTTCAAAATTTTTGTCATCACCGGATTGATCAGGAAGATTAATAAGTTCTTCTTTATAAAGTAGTGTTAATTGCTCTACAGCATCGATCGTTTCTTGACTATTTAAATATCCGGAAGCCTTGTTGAAATTCTTATCGGAAATGGCCCCGCCAAGGCTGTATATATAAGGAATCGTATCCCAAGGTTCCAATCCTCCAAGTCCGATAGATAAGCGATGATGATGTGCAATCTTTATCACTTCTTCCATTGTGTGCGGAGGCGTTGAATAGCCGGCTCGTTTTAGAAGTTCTCGGTTAAAGATCGCAGTCTTCGTGTAAATATTAAGCGGAAGAGAATAATAATTTTTTTTGTAATAGCCTCCAGCCATCGCATGAGGAGAAAACCTGCTTTGGATATCTTGAAAACCTGGGAACATGTTTAACGGTTCGAGAAGCCCTTTAAGTGAAAATTCAGGAACCCAGGCAATATCAAGCCTGACCACATCTGGACCTCTGTTTGAAGAGGCACGTGCGATTAATGTGTTCTTTAATTCATTATTAAAAGCAAAGTTGATCGACTCGACCCGCATGTTCGGATGCTCACGCTCAAAAGCAGGGATCAACTCTAGTTCTAACAGCTCGGTTTCTTTGTCGTTGTAGGTGTGCCAAAACGTAATCACTGTTTTTTCATCATTTTGAAGCGATTGAACCTGCTTTGGATCGGAAATCATCGACTGACTTTTACAAGCTGCTAACAATACGAGAATCAGTAAATAGGCTGCCAGCTTCCATCCCATATCGGTAACATCCTTTCTTAATCTAGCCAATCTTGCTCACCTGGTGTTTTTCCCTGTAAGCCATTGGGGTTAATCCGGTTACCTTTTTAAACACTTTGCTGAAATATTTTACGTCTTTAAAGCCTGCAGCTTCAGCTATATCGTAAATTCGATTTTCATTTTCCACTAATAGGCGCTTCGCTTCCCTGATCCGCAGATCAATCAGATAATCGACAAAATTTCGGCCTGTTTGTTTTTTGAAATAGAGACTGAAATAACTTTTACTGAGATGCACGATATCTGCTACACTCTGCAGTGTTATGTTCTCGGTATAACGGGCACCTATATATTCCAGTGCTTTCTTTATTAAATCCTCGTCATATCCATTATCAATCAGTTTTGGTGTTAACGTAGACCTGATTTCTTCTAGCTGGCAAACCAGCAGGGATACCATTTGATCAATTGTCTCCGTTTGGAAAAGCAAATCATGCCGCTCTGGGAGCATAGATTCTTCAGCACCGAGCAATCGGTAGGTGCCTGTGAGAAGGCTGCACGCCTCATGCTTTACATGTTCTGAAGTCAGGGCCTCGCCATTCCAGCGTTTAAGCGCATATTCAATTGCGGATGATGTTGGATCTCCATTGCTGATCATATCGAAGAATGGCTTCCAATTATGGATTTTTTTATCGATTCTTATATTTTCCAACCCATTCATATGATAAAAACCGCCTAATCCTTCAAAAAAACGTCTTTGGCAGGCTGAAAAACTGTTTTTAAATCCCTTAAGAATGCTGTTTATACCTTGCTCTTTTACTAAACCTGCCGATGTTGAAACGTCCCATTCCTTTTCTATAAACTGCTTCCACTGAAGGAATTGCTGCTGCTCCGTCCCATTAAGATCAGGAAAAATGAGAAACATGCTGCTTTCGGCAACAATCATTGCGGTCCCAATCTCGATTTGCTCATAAAACATTTTCTGCCATTCCTCCAAAAGGAACTGCATATAGAGAAAGCCGTGATTTTCCCTCCATTCCTCTGCACCATCCAGCATAAGATAAACACAAGCGTACGAATGTTCCAGCCATGAAGGCGCCCACTCGGTTGAAGAAAAGGAGGTCTGCTCTTGCACGATCAATCTTTTCATTTCCTGTTCAACACGTTTTCTTTCAAGATAGACGGCTTCTTGTTGATAGTGATTCAATTCAGAATTCTTTTGCCGTTCCTCGTTTAGCATCGTGATACAGTGCCTGAGGACGGCAAGAAGATCTTCTTTTTTTAGAGTTAGCTTTAACAAATAATCGACCGCGCCGAGTTTAAGACCTTCTTTTACGTATTCAAAGTCACTATAGTTGCTGATCAGGATTACTTTGAGCCATGGGTAAAGCTCTAGTGCTTTCTTTGTAAGTTCAATCCCGCCTAACAAAGGCATTTTTATATCGGTAATGAGAATATCATACGGTTGTTTTTCAAGAGCAGAAAGGGCTTCGGCACCGTTTGCGTATTGGTCATCAACCATTATTCCTTCCTTTTCCCAATCAATAAAGGATGTAATTCCTTTCCGGATAACAGGCTCATCATCCACTATAAGAACTCTAAACATAATGTTCCTCCTGGTGCATTAATTTTTTTGTGTCAGCTCCCAATTTTTTAATATTATACGCACAGTAGTTCCTTGTTTTGACCCGCTGGAGACCGACCATTCCCAACTTTGACCGTAATATAGACTTAGTGTGTCAAAGATATGACGTAAACCGATGCCGATTTTTCCTTTTTCAACAGCAGTCACCGGATCATTCAATTCTTTTACTTTATCATCACTGATGCCTAAGCCGTCATCGTTTATAAGAAATACTAAATTCCCGTCATCAAAATGAATCTTTATCGAGATTCGTCCGTCTGTATTCTTCGGAACAATGCCATGGAATATCGCATTTTCCACCACAGGCTGAAGCAGCATGCGGGGGATAAGGAGCCTTTCCGTACCTGGTTCTATGTCTAACACTAAATGGAAGGTTTTTTCGTAGCGAAGCTCCAAAATGACCAAATACTTTCGGATAATGTCCAGTTCCTCCTCAACCATAATGATGCTGCCGCTTTTGCCCATATTTGCTTCCAATAGATGGGTCAGTGCCGACAACACGAGAGAAGCGCGCTCGTTTTGATTCGAATCAATAAGCCAGCGCAGGGTGCTAAGTGTATTAAAGAGAAAGTGGGGATGAACCCGGTGCATAACAGCCCGAAGCTCAGCATGATGCTTTTCACTCTGTTCCGTTTCCACCTGCTGCATTAAATTGTCGATGTCAAAAAGCATTTCGTTAAATTGCTTACTCAAAAAGCCGATCTCATCTGAGGAATTTACATTCGCTCTCGCTTTTAGATCACCTTGTTGAACTTGAAGCATGCTCTGGGACAGTTGTCTGATAGGCTTCGTTACTCTGCCGGCAATGAAAAAACCAATCCCAATGGCAAGCAAGGAGAAAACACCGGCTGAAACGACGATCCAGGATTGGAGACGATCCAATTGTCCGCTGATCTCATGGATCGGAACAGTACCTACTAGCATCCAGCCATTGCTAAGCGGCTGCTTGACACCGTAATATGGCACGTTATTCGCTTCAAATTCGAATTCAACAGCATCATTATCAACAATATGGTGATACAAATCAGGATTTTCTACCTTCTTATTGATGCTGTCTAAATTCGCATCAATCATGATCATTCCGTTCTTATCGACAACGAAGAATTTCCCAGTCTTCCCAAGTTTTAAGTGCTCAATTGTATTTAGGATAGACCGTCCGTCTAAATGAACCTGTACCAGTCCGATATTATTCAGCGTGTCAAAATCCTTCAAGACCCTGCCGACAGGAAGAATTAAGTCTGTATTAATTCCGCCTCCGTTGAAATCGTCATACTGAAGCCCCTGCCAAACCAATTCTCCGTCTTTTTGTTTGGCTTCCTTTACCCATTCCTTGTCTGATAGCCGTATGTTTTTAAGTCTGGCTTCGGAAAAGGTTCCGCTGCCCCAGCCACTGCCTTCCTCTTTCAGCACATAAACAATTTTGACGAAGGAGTTGGAATAAACATAATTATTCAGCAGCGTATTAATGTATTGGTCATTTCTTCTTTGTTCGTCAGATGTATTGCTATTTAACTGTAAGGCAGCTTGCTGGATGTTCTGATCACTGCTAATAAAATCAGAGGTATCAATTCCAACATTCAATATAAATGAGAGCGACTCCGCCGTCTGTTTGGTGATTTGAACGGTGGACTCCCGCACGTTTTTCTTCAAGATCGAATTAGACTCCCAGTAAAAAGATAACGAGATAAATAGTGTCGATATCAAAATCACAAGCAGAAAAGCCACGATGATTTTAGTTGAAAAGCTTCTATATAAAAATTTTTTTCGGAACATGAAACCCCGCCTTATTCGTTTCTTACTATTCATTATTGTAAAGGTGCGGAGAGCGATTGCCCAAGGAAGGTTTTGGAAAAGAACACCTGCTTATCTGTTATTTCTCTTATAAACATATCATTTTTTTCCTTCGTCAGAAGTGAAGGTGTTTTATTTTGAGTAAAGACCATAAAATTTTACCCCCGCAGAATTGGCCGTAAAAAGACTAAACTAACTTCCATAATTTTCATATAAAACCTTAATAAGGAAAAAAATCGTGGGTGAGCGTCATATTTTAAGTAATACACGAAAAATAAGAGATTGACAAACCATTTTGGAAGTAATCAAAGAGAAAAGTCCTTTAGTTCTCATAGTCTATCATTTTCTAAAAATACCCATTTTTTCAGCCGGATACCAGGCGTTTCCTGCTCGAATGTAAAGGAATTGTAAAGCTATTCCAAATCAAGATCCACGCTATTTAAGTCC from Metabacillus sediminilitoris carries:
- a CDS encoding tripartite tricarboxylate transporter TctB family protein, with product MKNAGVWVGCFIFVFALIIFSTALTYEYYGSIGPGPGLFPLWLSGALIVLSLLYIAESMFKHKISFSDILPRGKGLRNTILFILSFILFMIIVPATGFCIAGIIMLFIVLLPSYKWYLCLGISTTVTLFFFVVFYNLLKIPLPVNSLGW
- a CDS encoding tripartite tricarboxylate transporter permease: MESFSLLLSGFETAMSWSNLLYCLIGVTIGMLVGVLPGLGPTTATAVLLPLTFGMGPISAIIMLSGIYYGAMYGGTITSVLINTPGESASVITCMDGHPLAKQGRAGAALGVAGIGSFIGGTFSILGLTFIGPPIAEFALKFGPPEFFALMVMGMIMVIGLMGQSLLRGLIAVLIGLTLAMIGMDPITGLDRFTFGQAKLMEGFDFVMIAMGLFGMSEILIGIENQGKTQKPPKVKGVFPRKEEWSPALKSIGRGTGLGFLTGLIPGTNSVIPAIMSYSLEKKLAKDPSRFGKGAIEGVAGPETANNSYCGGALIPLFTLGLPSSPTIAVLLGAFIMNGLTPGPALFQSNPDIVWAIIASMFIGNFLLLVMNLPLAGVWAKIAMVPAKLLYPIILLIAILGSYSVNNSLWDVGAMLVFGVIGYFFKKVDIPIAPIVLTFVLGGLMENSLLQSLAMFEGDVLGFFSRPIAGSVLVFSMVVFVFSLVSGFRKKKSMIASDIEM
- a CDS encoding phosphoglycerate dehydrogenase; this encodes MKVVSTSPSFGMYSNEPIEYLNDHGIELVRISDGAPTSELFSELADADAVIVGYTEINQSLLEHSPNLKIVCKHGVGYDNIDLEATRRKSVWATNVPDGNKMAVADYVFGLFFSLARNIPQANTLTKDGEWPRIIGTEVYGKTLGVIGLGRIGKEVVRRAKGFDMNILAFEPYPDVAFAEENDVTFTELPELLIQSDFVTLHMPLNEQTKNLIGAEQLNIMKKTAYLINVSRGGMVDEDALYAGLSEKKIAGAAIDVFLKEPVTNHPLFTLPNFIATSHIAGYTYEAINNVGMTSVRNIVNVLVKGERPTQVVNQL
- a CDS encoding iron-containing alcohol dehydrogenase, yielding MNHFYQFFTANHIISGAHSLDQLSEHLHLVKRKIDSALIVAQPALQRLGFIDTLEKQLSEKGIKTFTINHVMPEPTIQNIEDIYQDIADKEFDLLIGIGGGSVLDATKLLSVLKTNDYSIRDLLGGNQIEKEGIPTILIPSTSGTGSEVTPNSIVTVPEEELKVGIVSKYFLPKLVILDPMLTISLPKSITAATGMDAFTHSLESYISNKANPMSDMFALESIRLISSSILEAYHHGSSIEAREKMLLGSMYGGMALTSAGTAAVHALAYPLGGKFNIPHGVANSMLLPHVMAFNMDVITEKLVEVSKAMGIDQAEESPEKLAEKVIEQIAEWTKELNIPQNLKEYGVDEQDIPHLAESALKVTRLLNNNPKSLTIDQMEKIYRILLP
- a CDS encoding extracellular solute-binding protein; amino-acid sequence: MARLRKDVTDMGWKLAAYLLILVLLAACKSQSMISDPKQVQSLQNDEKTVITFWHTYNDKETELLELELIPAFEREHPNMRVESINFAFNNELKNTLIARASSNRGPDVVRLDIAWVPEFSLKGLLEPLNMFPGFQDIQSRFSPHAMAGGYYKKNYYSLPLNIYTKTAIFNRELLKRAGYSTPPHTMEEVIKIAHHHRLSIGLGGLEPWDTIPYIYSLGGAISDKNFNKASGYLNSQETIDAVEQLTLLYKEELINLPDQSGDDKNFERVKSGNILMTDEGPWFYSLLDKAELDRAQNLTIPVPFPHDNGPVSIIGGENLVIMKGSKRPAAAWTFMNWMTDKNAQLRMAQTGLMPTNLEAVKAMKIPKDSYLHSYKEATENAFLWPKVKNWSKIDEVYCEYLNKIFEGELSVKYGLDRAAAEIDELLADS
- a CDS encoding response regulator — encoded protein: MFRVLIVDDEPVIRKGITSFIDWEKEGIMVDDQYANGAEALSALEKQPYDILITDIKMPLLGGIELTKKALELYPWLKVILISNYSDFEYVKEGLKLGAVDYLLKLTLKKEDLLAVLRHCITMLNEERQKNSELNHYQQEAVYLERKRVEQEMKRLIVQEQTSFSSTEWAPSWLEHSYACVYLMLDGAEEWRENHGFLYMQFLLEEWQKMFYEQIEIGTAMIVAESSMFLIFPDLNGTEQQQFLQWKQFIEKEWDVSTSAGLVKEQGINSILKGFKNSFSACQRRFFEGLGGFYHMNGLENIRIDKKIHNWKPFFDMISNGDPTSSAIEYALKRWNGEALTSEHVKHEACSLLTGTYRLLGAEESMLPERHDLLFQTETIDQMVSLLVCQLEEIRSTLTPKLIDNGYDEDLIKKALEYIGARYTENITLQSVADIVHLSKSYFSLYFKKQTGRNFVDYLIDLRIREAKRLLVENENRIYDIAEAAGFKDVKYFSKVFKKVTGLTPMAYREKHQVSKIG
- a CDS encoding cache domain-containing sensor histidine kinase; the encoded protein is MKKNVRESTVQITKQTAESLSFILNVGIDTSDFISSDQNIQQAALQLNSNTSDEQRRNDQYINTLLNNYVYSNSFVKIVYVLKEEGSGWGSGTFSEARLKNIRLSDKEWVKEAKQKDGELVWQGLQYDDFNGGGINTDLILPVGRVLKDFDTLNNIGLVQVHLDGRSILNTIEHLKLGKTGKFFVVDKNGMIMIDANLDSINKKVENPDLYHHIVDNDAVEFEFEANNVPYYGVKQPLSNGWMLVGTVPIHEISGQLDRLQSWIVVSAGVFSLLAIGIGFFIAGRVTKPIRQLSQSMLQVQQGDLKARANVNSSDEIGFLSKQFNEMLFDIDNLMQQVETEQSEKHHAELRAVMHRVHPHFLFNTLSTLRWLIDSNQNERASLVLSALTHLLEANMGKSGSIIMVEEELDIIRKYLVILELRYEKTFHLVLDIEPGTERLLIPRMLLQPVVENAIFHGIVPKNTDGRISIKIHFDDGNLVFLINDDGLGISDDKVKELNDPVTAVEKGKIGIGLRHIFDTLSLYYGQSWEWSVSSGSKQGTTVRIILKNWELTQKN